In a genomic window of Allomeiothermus silvanus DSM 9946:
- a CDS encoding arginine--tRNA ligase — translation MQEVLAPLKSALAQALQSLGVSELPEIVLQETPPGKGGDYGSPVAFTLARTLRKAPPQIALEIAQKLELPPFVRRAFAVGGYLNFELDPAFLVQAATHPPRPLPPQPGKVLIEHTAVNPNKELHVGHLRNVCLGDAVARILRYAGRQVEVLNYIDDTGRQAADSLFALQHYGLVYDGSKKYDHWVGEAYVRLHRDLEDEAKKAQLEPQIALVLHRLEAGELRAEVDKILRAQLETMLRLGARYDLLVWESDIVREGLLHKALAILERSPHVLRPSEGKYAGALVIDASAIIPGLEDPYFVLVRSNGASTYYAKDIAFQMWKMGLLQGLKFDPYPGDYPAFTPGRLMYTSTPSGHLQEHTGASETINVIDARQSHPQMIVRAGLEVAGRHDLAEGAYHLAYETVLLEGKQMSGRKGITVSVDEVLDEAVQRARAIIAEKNPLHPDPQTAAEQIGVGAVRFAMVKTEPKKQIDFRYDQALSFEGDTGPYLQYAHARAGSILRKAEEQGVLGEAPDYTQATPYEVGLAKALLRFPAVVQEAAASKAPHVLAQYLLDLGAAWNGYYNAKTAEGKPATAVLSAPVGLRGVRLELVKSLKQTLNQGLTLLGLNAPEVM, via the coding sequence CCGCCCCAGATCGCCCTCGAGATCGCCCAGAAGCTCGAGCTTCCTCCCTTCGTGCGCCGGGCCTTTGCGGTAGGGGGATACCTCAACTTCGAGCTGGACCCGGCCTTTTTGGTCCAGGCAGCGACCCATCCCCCCCGTCCCCTGCCCCCCCAGCCAGGCAAGGTACTCATCGAGCACACCGCCGTCAACCCCAACAAAGAACTCCACGTCGGCCACCTGCGGAATGTCTGCTTGGGGGACGCAGTAGCGCGCATCCTGCGCTACGCCGGGCGCCAGGTGGAAGTGCTCAACTACATCGACGATACCGGGCGGCAGGCCGCCGACTCGCTCTTCGCCTTGCAGCATTACGGCTTGGTCTACGACGGCTCTAAGAAGTACGACCACTGGGTGGGTGAGGCCTATGTGCGGCTCCACCGCGACCTGGAGGACGAGGCCAAGAAAGCCCAGCTCGAGCCCCAGATCGCCCTGGTACTGCACCGGCTCGAGGCCGGGGAACTCCGGGCTGAGGTAGACAAGATCCTACGGGCTCAGCTCGAGACCATGCTGCGGCTGGGTGCCCGGTACGACCTCTTGGTATGGGAGTCAGACATCGTGCGCGAGGGGCTGTTGCACAAAGCGCTGGCCATCCTCGAGCGAAGCCCCCACGTGCTACGCCCGAGCGAGGGCAAATACGCCGGGGCCCTGGTCATTGACGCCAGCGCGATCATCCCCGGGTTGGAAGACCCCTATTTCGTGCTGGTGCGCTCCAATGGAGCCAGCACCTACTACGCCAAGGACATCGCCTTCCAGATGTGGAAGATGGGGCTTTTGCAGGGGCTCAAGTTCGACCCCTATCCGGGGGACTACCCGGCTTTCACCCCGGGCCGCCTGATGTACACCAGCACCCCTTCTGGCCATCTCCAGGAGCACACCGGGGCCAGCGAAACCATCAACGTCATCGATGCCCGGCAATCCCACCCCCAGATGATCGTGCGGGCGGGGCTCGAGGTGGCTGGGCGGCACGACCTGGCCGAAGGGGCTTACCACCTGGCGTACGAGACAGTGCTGCTCGAGGGCAAGCAGATGTCCGGGCGCAAGGGCATCACGGTTTCGGTAGACGAAGTGCTGGACGAAGCGGTACAGCGAGCCCGGGCTATCATCGCGGAGAAGAATCCTTTGCACCCAGACCCCCAGACCGCCGCCGAGCAGATCGGGGTGGGTGCGGTACGCTTCGCTATGGTCAAAACCGAACCCAAAAAGCAGATCGACTTCCGCTACGACCAAGCCCTCTCCTTCGAGGGCGACACCGGCCCGTACCTGCAGTATGCCCACGCTCGGGCCGGTTCGATCCTACGCAAGGCCGAGGAACAAGGAGTGCTCGGCGAAGCCCCCGACTACACCCAGGCTACTCCTTACGAAGTTGGGCTAGCCAAGGCCTTATTGCGCTTTCCCGCCGTGGTGCAAGAAGCCGCTGCTAGCAAGGCCCCTCACGTCCTAGCCCAATACCTGCTCGATCTAGGAGCGGCCTGGAACGGCTACTACAATGCCAAAACCGCGGAGGGAAAGCCAGCCACAGCGGTGCTCAGCGCCCCGGTGGGCTTGCGCGGGGTACGGCTCGAGTTGGTCAAGAGCCTTAAGCAAACCCTTAACCAGGGGCTCACCTTGCTAGGTCTTAATGCACCCGAAGTAATGTGA
- a CDS encoding S1C family serine protease, with the protein MHRIPLLPFALAILVAAAALWALAQQTPRLTTPDEIARVEVLRRSLPGVVLVQGIAQDPTTGNEGPITGSGFFYSPSRIVTNYHVVSGLRDLRVTLNDGREFPAEIVALDRGIDVAILGVRGVVAPTTLAWGSSQNLPPGMSILVIGSPFGQRNLASTGMLAGIAPLSAASDNPEIGQEIGDVLYIDSRTEQGNSGGPVLDLQGRVIGLMDAVLAGASGIGGYGVAIPADLVRQSIQDLERFGVPQRGWLGASLVDLGDLDPLLLRGVGLVSSQGTMIDKIERGSPADNAGLRAAQRDARGRLVNLGDVILAINGKTIKNKAEVTQTIARFRPGDRVKLIIWREGRKIEITLTMIARR; encoded by the coding sequence ATGCACCGGATTCCCCTGCTCCCCTTCGCGCTCGCTATTCTGGTAGCCGCGGCGGCTTTGTGGGCCTTAGCCCAGCAAACCCCCCGGCTCACCACCCCGGATGAGATCGCGCGGGTCGAGGTCTTACGCCGCAGCCTGCCGGGAGTGGTGCTGGTTCAGGGAATTGCCCAAGACCCAACCACCGGCAACGAAGGCCCCATTACGGGTTCCGGCTTCTTTTATAGCCCCTCCCGGATCGTAACCAACTACCACGTGGTAAGCGGGCTACGCGATTTGCGCGTGACCCTCAACGACGGACGTGAATTCCCCGCCGAGATTGTGGCCCTCGATCGCGGCATTGACGTTGCTATCCTGGGGGTGCGAGGGGTGGTAGCCCCGACTACTTTGGCGTGGGGAAGCTCGCAAAACCTTCCTCCAGGCATGAGCATCTTGGTGATCGGCAGTCCCTTCGGCCAGCGCAACCTAGCTTCCACCGGCATGCTGGCAGGAATTGCCCCCCTCTCTGCCGCATCGGACAACCCTGAGATCGGCCAAGAAATTGGGGATGTGCTGTATATCGACTCCCGTACCGAGCAAGGCAACTCCGGCGGCCCGGTGCTGGACTTGCAGGGCCGGGTGATCGGCCTGATGGACGCGGTGCTGGCGGGAGCCAGCGGGATCGGTGGCTACGGGGTAGCTATACCCGCAGATCTGGTACGCCAGAGCATTCAAGACCTCGAGCGCTTCGGGGTGCCCCAGCGCGGCTGGCTAGGGGCTAGTCTGGTAGACCTAGGCGACCTAGACCCCTTGCTACTACGGGGGGTGGGGCTGGTCTCGTCACAAGGAACGATGATTGACAAGATCGAGCGGGGCAGCCCGGCGGACAACGCGGGCCTGCGGGCCGCGCAGCGCGACGCACGAGGCCGGCTGGTCAACCTCGGCGATGTCATCCTGGCGATCAACGGCAAGACCATCAAGAACAAGGCCGAGGTCACCCAGACCATCGCTCGCTTCCGCCCCGGCGACCGGGTAAAACTCATCATCTGGCGCGAGGGGCGCAAGATCGAAATAACGTTGACCATGATCGCAAGGCGCTAG
- a CDS encoding deoxynucleoside kinase — protein sequence MYIAIEGVIGVGKTTLTRLLAERLGAEKLLEVVEDNPFLPLFYQDPARYGFKVQVFFLLSRYKQLLPLAQPALFSRGVVADYLFDKDAIFASLNLSGAEWDLYADLYSHLSPRIPTPDLTVYLRAPLPVLLERIRRRGRPFEQQIDPGYLERLGESYDRHFATYPHPLWIVEADQLDFAYDEADKDWIVRQVQQRLGLVSQGGGN from the coding sequence ATGTATATCGCTATCGAAGGTGTGATCGGGGTGGGCAAGACCACCCTCACCCGGCTCTTAGCCGAACGTCTGGGGGCAGAAAAGCTGCTCGAGGTAGTAGAGGACAACCCCTTTCTCCCGCTTTTCTACCAAGACCCAGCCCGCTACGGGTTCAAGGTGCAGGTCTTCTTTTTGCTCTCACGCTACAAACAGCTGCTGCCACTGGCCCAGCCAGCGCTTTTTAGCCGGGGGGTGGTGGCGGATTATCTCTTTGATAAAGACGCCATCTTTGCCTCGCTGAACCTCAGTGGAGCGGAGTGGGACCTCTACGCCGATCTCTACAGCCACCTCTCCCCCCGCATCCCCACCCCCGACCTCACGGTGTACCTACGGGCACCGCTACCGGTGCTGCTGGAGCGCATCCGCCGCCGGGGCCGCCCTTTTGAGCAGCAGATAGATCCTGGCTACCTCGAACGGCTGGGCGAGTCCTACGATCGGCATTTCGCCACCTATCCCCACCCCTTATGGATCGTCGAGGCCGATCAGCTCGATTTCGCCTACGACGAGGCTGACAAGGATTGGATCGTCCGCCAGGTACAGCAGCGCTTGGGGTTGGTCTCCCAGGGGGGCGGGAACTAA
- a CDS encoding deoxynucleoside kinase: protein MYIAIAGNIGSGKSSLTALMAEEYGFRPVYEAVDENPYLADFYADMGRWAFPSQVFFLAKRLKQHLEEVNRHVRVVQDRTVFEDAAIFACNLYRQGHLSERDWQTYQQLYEGIAPALRKPDLLIYIRASLPTLKKRIAKRGREYERGIPEEYLRTLNELYESWVQAYALSPKLVLEGDRLDFVESARDRLKLIRTLDKRVRNVRVVQGSLWSGG from the coding sequence ATGTATATCGCCATTGCCGGAAATATCGGCTCGGGCAAATCCAGCCTCACCGCATTGATGGCGGAAGAGTACGGCTTCCGCCCGGTCTATGAAGCCGTGGATGAAAACCCCTATCTGGCCGACTTTTACGCCGATATGGGACGCTGGGCCTTCCCCTCGCAGGTATTCTTTCTCGCCAAACGGCTCAAGCAGCACCTCGAGGAGGTCAACCGCCATGTGCGGGTGGTGCAAGACCGCACGGTCTTTGAGGACGCCGCCATCTTTGCCTGCAACCTCTATCGCCAGGGACACCTTTCCGAGCGCGACTGGCAAACCTACCAGCAGCTCTATGAGGGGATCGCCCCAGCTTTGCGCAAACCCGACTTGCTCATCTATATCCGAGCCTCCCTCCCTACCCTCAAAAAACGCATCGCCAAGCGGGGCCGGGAGTATGAGCGCGGCATTCCTGAGGAGTATTTGCGCACGCTGAACGAACTATACGAAAGCTGGGTGCAGGCATATGCGCTATCGCCGAAGCTGGTACTCGAGGGCGACCGGTTGGACTTCGTGGAAAGCGCTCGGGATCGCCTCAAGCTGATCCGCACCCTGGACAAGCGGGTCAGGAACGTGCGGGTGGTACAGGGCAGCCTGTGGTCGGGCGGCTGA
- a CDS encoding agmatine deiminase family protein — protein sequence MQHLRTPTPRALGFYMPAEWEPHAATWTSWPFDEELWVGHLEPVRREFAELVRTIARFEPVHLLVRDEEAEEDARRRIGTDNLTYHRLPLDDVWLRDNGPIFIRRGQDVSLVNWKFNAWGNKYQWRLDNEAPEYVAQYLGAAHWDVPVVMEGGSLEPNGQGVVLTTRQCLLHPQRNPGLNEPQIEGYLGDYLGFTKVLWLEAGLEGDHTDGHIDTIARFINPSTIVTCVEPDASDPNHATMQANLERLHTFTDLEGKPFEIVELPLPQNRLELLGNRLPPTYANFYIGNGFVVVPQYGDPNDAVALSILRPLFPGREVIGLKSRSLITGGGSFHCVTQQQPVGRIWKGD from the coding sequence GTGCAGCACCTTCGTACCCCTACCCCCCGCGCCCTCGGCTTCTACATGCCTGCCGAGTGGGAGCCCCACGCCGCGACGTGGACGAGCTGGCCCTTCGACGAAGAGCTTTGGGTGGGCCACCTCGAGCCCGTCCGCCGGGAGTTCGCCGAGTTGGTACGGACGATCGCCCGCTTCGAACCGGTGCACCTTCTGGTGCGCGACGAAGAGGCCGAGGAAGACGCCCGCAGGCGCATTGGCACGGACAATCTCACCTACCACCGCCTTCCCCTTGATGACGTGTGGTTGCGCGATAACGGCCCTATCTTTATCCGGCGCGGTCAAGATGTTTCATTGGTGAACTGGAAGTTCAATGCCTGGGGGAATAAGTACCAATGGCGGTTGGATAACGAGGCCCCCGAGTACGTAGCCCAATACTTGGGCGCCGCCCACTGGGACGTACCGGTGGTGATGGAAGGGGGAAGCCTCGAGCCCAACGGCCAAGGTGTGGTACTCACCACCCGGCAATGCCTCCTCCACCCCCAGCGCAACCCGGGCCTAAACGAGCCTCAGATTGAGGGATACCTAGGTGACTACCTGGGCTTCACAAAGGTACTGTGGCTGGAGGCGGGCCTCGAGGGTGACCACACCGATGGGCACATCGACACCATCGCCCGCTTTATAAACCCCAGCACCATCGTCACCTGCGTAGAGCCGGACGCCTCCGATCCCAACCACGCCACCATGCAGGCCAACCTCGAGCGCCTGCACACCTTCACCGACCTCGAGGGAAAACCCTTCGAGATCGTGGAGTTGCCCTTGCCACAAAACCGGCTCGAGCTACTGGGCAACCGCCTCCCGCCCACCTACGCCAACTTTTACATCGGCAACGGCTTTGTGGTGGTGCCGCAGTACGGCGATCCCAACGACGCAGTGGCCTTATCCATACTGCGGCCTTTGTTCCCGGGCCGCGAGGTGATCGGGCTAAAGAGCCGCTCGCTCATCACCGGCGGGGGAAGCTTCCACTGCGTAACCCAGCAGCAGCCGGTGGGCAGGATTTGGAAAGGGGACTGA
- the aguB gene encoding N-carbamoylputrescine amidase, whose product MPKLAVVQMRMSQKLESNLERAERFVRAAAQSGAHIVLLPELFASLYFCQLEREEFFSLASPVEGHPFLPRFQALAQELNIVLPISFFERSGQAYYNSLAMFDAGGAFLGVYRKSHIPDGPGYEEKYYFNPGETGFKVWNTQFGTVGVGICWDQWYPEAARIMALLGADLLLYPTAIGSEPEEAGGIDTREMWQRAMIGHAVCNSVYLGAANRIGTEDIEGTQQTFYGHSFICDYTGSKVAEFASLEEGILYAEMDFEKARRFRAGFGFFRDRRPDLYGPILTLDGRTRRP is encoded by the coding sequence ATGCCAAAACTCGCGGTTGTCCAAATGCGCATGAGCCAAAAGCTCGAGTCCAACCTCGAGCGAGCGGAGCGCTTCGTTCGAGCGGCGGCCCAAAGCGGCGCCCACATCGTCTTGTTACCGGAGCTTTTCGCGAGCTTGTATTTCTGCCAGCTCGAGCGAGAGGAGTTCTTTAGCCTAGCCAGCCCCGTGGAGGGCCATCCGTTCCTGCCCCGCTTCCAAGCGCTCGCCCAGGAGCTGAATATCGTACTACCAATCAGCTTCTTCGAGCGGAGCGGGCAAGCCTATTACAACAGCCTAGCGATGTTCGACGCGGGCGGCGCGTTCCTCGGCGTCTACCGCAAAAGCCACATCCCCGACGGCCCCGGCTACGAGGAGAAGTATTACTTCAATCCCGGCGAAACCGGCTTCAAGGTCTGGAATACTCAGTTCGGCACGGTCGGAGTGGGCATCTGCTGGGATCAGTGGTATCCCGAGGCAGCCCGCATCATGGCCTTGCTGGGCGCGGATCTCCTCCTCTACCCCACCGCCATCGGTTCGGAGCCGGAGGAAGCCGGGGGGATTGACACCCGCGAGATGTGGCAGCGGGCCATGATCGGCCACGCGGTCTGTAACTCGGTCTACCTGGGGGCCGCTAACCGCATCGGCACCGAAGATATAGAGGGTACCCAGCAGACCTTTTACGGGCACTCTTTCATCTGCGACTATACCGGCAGTAAGGTCGCCGAGTTCGCTAGCCTCGAGGAGGGTATCCTCTACGCCGAGATGGACTTCGAGAAAGCCCGGCGTTTTCGCGCAGGCTTTGGCTTCTTCCGCGACCGCCGCCCGGATCTCTACGGCCCGATCCTCACCCTGGACGGGAGGACCCGACGGCCATGA
- a CDS encoding S8 family peptidase, giving the protein MRWIIAVLTLLGALTWAQSTKVDEKLKSRLSQGGTVEVIVEMEGPKLPPGQVRQILIRSLREQLQQKKVRLKVKPIKDFWINQAFLVRLPASQVDELANTPGVARVYENRRVQLPRVQVQGAASPGGSQWALERIGAPQLWAAGFRGQGVRIGHLDTGVDASHPALSGKIAAFATIDADGNATPSSPRDSGEHGTHTAGLLVGNQVGVAPDARLVSALVLPEGGGTLAQVIGGIEWVIEQNVQVLSLSLGLQGTWPEFARIVEQVEALGVVGVYAIGNFGPGPETTGSPGNLPGALGIGATDQNDQVASFSSRGPVRWGYPYNTTLTKPDLVAPGVDLVSAAPGGGYQSMSGTSMSTPLVAGGVALLLSAKPGTPAATLEQALLNGAKPLGDPNSAGRGLVNLPSALARLGGQAAQPAPTPPPAPAPQPTKPTKVLLVDDDAGFSPDTSPYLEATLKALGVAYDRHEVVRQGIVPLDKLRGYPLVLWVLGEAWSDTLSSTDQQNLRAYLQGGGRLIVSGQDLGYDIGDTPFYREVLKAELVADDSGSRSLSGLGSTYTLNTGDGLPEQYYPSSVQPLSGAEALLGWTTAGAVSAQNVVDSRPERVKEKNQGKGKGKSKGNDKKNNQPQVQAQSVAQGAGGVLASFGAGRVAYLSFGLEALPSAERSRLLQELFNRLLR; this is encoded by the coding sequence ATGCGCTGGATCATCGCTGTACTGACTTTACTGGGCGCGCTTACCTGGGCACAGTCCACGAAGGTGGACGAGAAGCTCAAAAGCCGGCTCAGCCAGGGGGGCACCGTCGAGGTTATCGTGGAGATGGAAGGCCCAAAGCTGCCACCCGGCCAGGTACGCCAGATCCTCATTCGCAGCCTACGCGAACAGCTCCAGCAGAAAAAAGTCCGGCTCAAGGTCAAACCCATCAAAGACTTCTGGATCAATCAGGCCTTTTTGGTACGTCTACCCGCCAGCCAGGTGGACGAACTCGCCAACACCCCTGGCGTAGCCCGGGTCTACGAGAACCGGCGGGTGCAGCTGCCCCGCGTGCAAGTGCAGGGCGCGGCTAGCCCTGGCGGGAGCCAGTGGGCGCTCGAGCGCATCGGCGCTCCCCAGCTCTGGGCGGCGGGATTCCGCGGTCAGGGGGTGCGGATCGGCCATCTCGACACCGGGGTGGACGCGTCTCACCCGGCCCTCAGCGGGAAGATTGCGGCCTTTGCCACTATAGACGCCGACGGCAACGCTACCCCCTCGAGCCCCCGCGATTCCGGCGAGCACGGCACCCACACCGCCGGGCTGTTGGTGGGAAACCAGGTGGGGGTAGCCCCCGATGCCCGGCTGGTCTCGGCGCTGGTGCTGCCAGAGGGGGGCGGAACCTTGGCCCAGGTGATCGGCGGGATCGAGTGGGTGATCGAGCAAAACGTGCAGGTGCTCTCGCTGTCGTTGGGCTTACAGGGCACTTGGCCAGAGTTCGCCCGGATCGTCGAGCAGGTCGAGGCCCTGGGGGTGGTGGGGGTCTACGCTATCGGGAACTTCGGCCCCGGACCCGAGACCACCGGCTCACCCGGCAACCTCCCCGGTGCTTTGGGCATTGGCGCCACCGACCAAAACGACCAAGTAGCCAGCTTCTCCAGCCGGGGCCCGGTGCGCTGGGGCTACCCCTACAACACCACCCTGACCAAGCCGGACCTGGTGGCACCGGGAGTGGATCTGGTCTCGGCGGCCCCCGGGGGGGGCTACCAATCCATGAGCGGCACCTCCATGAGCACGCCGCTGGTAGCGGGCGGGGTGGCGCTCTTGCTCTCGGCTAAGCCGGGGACTCCTGCCGCTACGCTCGAGCAGGCCCTCCTCAATGGGGCCAAACCCCTGGGCGACCCCAACTCGGCGGGCCGGGGGCTGGTAAACCTGCCTAGCGCCTTGGCCCGTCTCGGCGGTCAGGCGGCCCAGCCCGCCCCGACGCCTCCCCCGGCTCCCGCGCCGCAACCCACCAAGCCGACCAAGGTGCTGCTGGTGGACGACGACGCAGGCTTTAGCCCGGACACCAGCCCCTACCTCGAGGCTACCCTGAAAGCCCTGGGGGTAGCCTACGACCGGCACGAGGTCGTGCGGCAAGGAATAGTCCCCCTCGACAAGCTACGCGGCTACCCATTGGTGCTGTGGGTCTTGGGTGAAGCCTGGTCGGATACCCTCTCCTCCACTGACCAGCAGAACCTGCGGGCCTATCTCCAGGGGGGCGGTCGGCTCATTGTGAGCGGGCAGGACCTGGGCTACGACATTGGCGATACTCCCTTCTACCGTGAAGTGCTCAAGGCCGAGCTAGTGGCCGATGACTCCGGCAGCCGGTCTTTGAGTGGGCTAGGTAGCACCTACACCCTGAACACCGGTGACGGCCTGCCCGAACAGTACTACCCCTCCTCGGTCCAGCCCTTGAGCGGAGCTGAAGCCCTCCTCGGATGGACTACCGCAGGCGCCGTTAGCGCTCAGAACGTAGTGGATAGCCGCCCGGAGCGGGTGAAGGAGAAGAACCAGGGCAAGGGCAAAGGAAAATCCAAGGGCAACGACAAAAAGAACAACCAGCCCCAAGTCCAGGCCCAGTCGGTGGCACAGGGAGCCGGGGGCGTTCTGGCCAGCTTCGGCGCAGGCCGGGTGGCCTACTTGAGCTTCGGCCTCGAGGCTTTGCCCTCAGCAGAGCGGAGCCGTTTGCTGCAAGAACTATTTAACCGTTTGCTGCGCTAA
- a CDS encoding sensor domain-containing diguanylate cyclase: MQAPFPTNEEARLAKLYEYRILDTLPESAYDDLALLAAHIGRTPIALISFIDRQRQWFKSAQGLEIHEIPREASFCAHAILQHGVTVVSDAWQDERFADHPLVVGEPKIRFYAGAPLITPNGEALGTVCVMDRQPRQMEEEEQKALAALARQVMAQLELRREIRERQRYQELLEEANARLKVLADHDELTGLYNRRVLMARLKEEFHRALRYDQPLSLLMIDVDGFKEYNDTYGHSAGDEVLQQVAYRIKMMLRAGDLPARYGGEEFAVVLPNTTLTGAVALAERLRQAIERAPWPLRPLTISVGVAAQTAAAEEPHTLIATADEALYEAKRAGRNRVVPALR; encoded by the coding sequence ATGCAAGCCCCATTTCCCACCAATGAAGAAGCCCGGCTGGCCAAGCTGTACGAGTACCGGATTCTCGACACCCTGCCGGAGTCGGCCTACGACGACCTGGCCCTCCTGGCAGCCCACATCGGCCGGACTCCTATCGCCCTCATCTCCTTTATCGATCGCCAGCGGCAGTGGTTTAAATCCGCCCAGGGGCTCGAGATCCACGAGATTCCCCGCGAGGCCTCCTTTTGCGCCCACGCCATCTTGCAACACGGGGTGACGGTGGTCAGCGATGCTTGGCAGGATGAGCGCTTTGCAGACCACCCACTGGTCGTTGGAGAGCCTAAAATTCGCTTTTACGCGGGGGCTCCGCTGATAACCCCGAATGGGGAGGCGCTTGGAACGGTATGCGTCATGGACCGTCAGCCCCGCCAGATGGAAGAGGAGGAGCAAAAAGCCCTGGCTGCCCTTGCGCGTCAGGTGATGGCCCAGCTCGAGTTGCGCCGCGAGATCAGAGAGCGTCAGCGTTACCAAGAGTTGCTCGAGGAAGCCAATGCCCGGCTTAAGGTTCTGGCTGACCACGACGAACTGACGGGTCTTTACAACCGCCGAGTGTTGATGGCTCGCCTGAAGGAGGAGTTTCACAGGGCGTTGCGCTATGATCAGCCGCTCTCGCTTTTGATGATTGATGTAGACGGGTTTAAAGAGTACAACGATACCTATGGCCACTCAGCTGGAGACGAGGTACTCCAGCAGGTCGCCTACCGAATCAAAATGATGCTACGGGCAGGGGATCTGCCAGCCCGGTACGGTGGGGAGGAGTTTGCAGTGGTACTACCCAACACCACCCTCACAGGAGCGGTGGCCTTGGCGGAACGCCTTCGCCAGGCAATAGAACGTGCTCCTTGGCCTTTGCGCCCCCTCACCATCAGCGTAGGGGTAGCCGCCCAGACGGCTGCTGCAGAGGAGCCCCATACCCTTATTGCCACCGCGGATGAGGCGCTTTACGAAGCCAAGCGGGCCGGGAGGAACCGGGTGGTACCAGCGCTCCGATAG
- a CDS encoding UDP-N-acetylmuramoyl-L-alanyl-D-glutamate--2,6-diaminopimelate ligase, protein MLRLDQLFGPSYPTTPVTGITHDSRLVQPGFIFVAIEGLPLANRPPLNGHDFIPEAIARGAVGIVGTQDLELPVPYLKVADPRSALADLAAAFWGHPAKMLQLVGITGTKGKTTVTVLAHHLLQFAAPPAGRISTVGVRVGEEEYFLSGHFTTPEAPQVQEMLARFVKAGCKQAVLEVSSHALALERVRGLEYEVGVWTNLSEDHLDFHGSMENYFAAKQTLLRRSRFGVLNREDPYYPQLPGLTHWSYGMGGDWQAENLLETAGGLHFRVRSPLGAFKVSLPMIGKFNALNALAAMAAAARLGVKIPELQAGLEFFPGVPGRMQIVQATPFRVIVDFAHTESSVRAALETLRPTTRGRLVIVVGAAGERGAERRTGIGRAAGELADLAVFTEEDHRSENLEAILQTMAESAKAVGGQYALIPDRREAIRWAIAHAQPGDTLLLAGKGHERTLERGSEVLPWNEVEEARKALGL, encoded by the coding sequence GTGCTGCGCCTCGATCAACTCTTCGGCCCTAGCTATCCCACAACCCCGGTGACGGGGATCACCCATGACTCGAGGTTGGTGCAGCCAGGATTCATCTTTGTGGCTATTGAGGGCCTGCCCTTGGCTAACCGCCCTCCCCTGAACGGGCACGATTTCATCCCCGAGGCCATCGCCCGAGGCGCAGTGGGCATCGTGGGCACCCAAGACCTCGAGCTCCCCGTTCCTTACCTCAAGGTCGCCGACCCCCGCTCGGCCCTAGCTGACCTTGCGGCGGCCTTTTGGGGTCACCCAGCGAAGATGCTACAGCTAGTCGGTATCACCGGCACCAAGGGCAAGACCACCGTCACCGTGCTTGCCCACCACCTGCTCCAATTTGCCGCTCCGCCCGCAGGCCGAATCTCTACGGTAGGGGTCAGGGTCGGTGAGGAAGAGTACTTCCTAAGCGGCCACTTCACCACACCGGAAGCCCCTCAGGTGCAGGAGATGCTAGCCCGGTTCGTGAAAGCGGGCTGCAAGCAGGCCGTCCTCGAGGTCAGCAGCCACGCTCTGGCGCTCGAACGGGTGCGCGGTCTGGAGTACGAGGTAGGAGTCTGGACCAACCTCTCCGAGGACCACCTGGACTTCCACGGCAGCATGGAGAACTACTTTGCCGCTAAACAAACCCTGCTGCGGCGCTCGCGGTTCGGCGTTCTCAACCGGGAAGACCCCTATTACCCGCAGCTTCCCGGCCTGACGCACTGGAGCTACGGTATGGGCGGCGACTGGCAGGCAGAGAACCTGCTGGAGACTGCCGGGGGGCTACATTTTCGGGTCAGATCCCCCCTGGGAGCGTTCAAAGTGAGCCTGCCCATGATCGGGAAGTTCAATGCCCTGAACGCCCTGGCAGCGATGGCTGCTGCCGCCAGACTGGGCGTAAAGATCCCCGAGTTGCAGGCCGGGCTCGAGTTCTTCCCCGGAGTGCCGGGGCGGATGCAGATCGTACAGGCTACCCCTTTTCGGGTCATCGTAGACTTCGCCCACACCGAGTCCAGCGTGCGGGCGGCCCTCGAGACCTTGCGCCCCACCACCCGGGGGCGTTTGGTGATCGTGGTAGGGGCCGCTGGAGAGCGCGGGGCCGAGCGCCGCACGGGAATTGGGCGCGCCGCCGGGGAACTCGCCGATTTGGCGGTCTTCACCGAGGAAGACCACCGCTCAGAGAACCTCGAGGCCATCCTGCAAACCATGGCCGAGTCCGCCAAGGCAGTAGGAGGGCAGTACGCTCTCATCCCTGACCGACGCGAGGCCATCCGCTGGGCCATCGCGCACGCCCAACCGGGGGACACCCTCCTCTTGGCGGGCAAGGGACATGAAAGGACGCTCGAGCGCGGCAGCGAAGTTCTACCTTGGAACGAGGTAGAAGAGGCGCGGAAGGCGCTGGGGTTGTAA